The proteins below are encoded in one region of Streptomyces cyanogenus:
- a CDS encoding helix-turn-helix domain-containing protein translates to MPRRIEPFAAGSLVLLRRKAGLTQAQLGAAIGVSARQIASYEQGAHAPSPRRLRLMARALRTSAHELAGVPAGEESLADLRRFAGLDRVDVVALLDAALSDELGRVTEWKLQAMENGRAVTAWLSREALQEIIPALAKIYRVPVRTVRRSWFRSFPEQGYLLRAPRTAGREQGQRRAGSRTWEELTRRQRAYLVACFREDQQAEKRAAGSRAAGHAPGRAAQWRRIPFTVRADPAFTGYTRIQERLRAEGWHDAGAGATLHALARRDLLRVSEDEVEVFPLGFVPRVVVEMTRAGRACVRAGLKERPAGHAPGDLLSQWLWTVLVKVAEAGEAGLAEDALWGRAKFYLGTGYRPGGALSRGFIDCLPDEGDGHQERVYRWVVTAAGWDHIRHHAAGYRELYPGIAADTAVERVSEN, encoded by the coding sequence ATGCCTCGACGGATCGAACCGTTCGCTGCGGGTTCGCTCGTACTGTTGAGAAGGAAGGCTGGCCTGACGCAAGCTCAGCTGGGCGCGGCGATCGGGGTGTCGGCCCGGCAGATCGCTTCGTACGAACAGGGTGCTCACGCCCCTTCACCGCGTCGGCTGCGGCTGATGGCCCGGGCGCTGAGGACGTCTGCGCACGAGCTGGCGGGGGTTCCTGCAGGTGAGGAGTCGCTGGCCGACCTGCGGCGGTTTGCGGGACTGGACCGGGTGGATGTGGTTGCCCTGCTGGACGCGGCGCTGTCCGACGAACTGGGCAGGGTGACGGAGTGGAAGCTGCAGGCGATGGAGAACGGCCGTGCGGTGACGGCCTGGTTGTCGCGGGAGGCGCTGCAGGAGATCATCCCGGCTCTGGCGAAGATCTACCGTGTGCCGGTGCGGACGGTACGCCGCAGTTGGTTCAGGTCGTTTCCGGAGCAGGGGTACCTGCTGCGGGCACCGCGGACGGCGGGCCGTGAGCAGGGACAGCGGCGTGCTGGCTCCCGCACGTGGGAAGAGCTCACGCGACGTCAGCGCGCCTATCTGGTCGCGTGCTTCCGGGAGGATCAGCAGGCTGAGAAGCGAGCCGCGGGGAGCCGGGCAGCTGGGCATGCCCCGGGACGGGCGGCGCAGTGGCGTCGGATCCCCTTCACGGTGAGGGCCGATCCGGCGTTCACCGGCTACACCCGCATCCAGGAGCGGCTGCGGGCGGAGGGCTGGCACGATGCCGGCGCCGGCGCGACGCTGCACGCGCTGGCGCGGCGAGATCTGCTGCGGGTGAGCGAGGACGAGGTGGAGGTGTTTCCGCTCGGGTTCGTGCCACGCGTCGTGGTCGAGATGACCCGTGCGGGGCGAGCCTGCGTGCGGGCAGGCCTGAAGGAACGCCCCGCCGGCCACGCCCCGGGGGATCTGCTGTCGCAGTGGCTGTGGACTGTTCTGGTCAAAGTGGCCGAGGCAGGCGAGGCGGGGCTGGCGGAGGACGCCCTGTGGGGGCGGGCCAAGTTCTATCTCGGTACCGGCTACCGTCCCGGCGGCGCACTGAGCCGCGGATTCATCGACTGCCTGCCCGACGAAGGCGACGGGCACCAGGAGCGGGTGTATCGGTGGGTGGTCACCGCAGCCGGCTGGGATCACATCCGTCACCATGCGGCCGGTTACCGGGAGTTGTACCCGGGGATTGCCGCCGATACGGCCGTGGAGCGTGTTTCGGAAAACTGA
- a CDS encoding NUDIX domain-containing protein → MAQRTTDDQPQALPPALASMTLLVAAVIVHDKATGRVVLLQRSQNAKFAQGMWDLPVGKSEPGEPITETAVRELYEETGLTVKPEALKVAHVIHGAWGVEAPGGFLTVVFAAHEWTGEPENREPRKHTQVRWVETDSIPEEFVDTTSSALRRYLAGGPQVSLAGWQ, encoded by the coding sequence GTGGCTCAGCGGACTACAGACGACCAGCCCCAAGCCCTGCCCCCCGCCCTCGCATCCATGACCCTGCTGGTCGCCGCCGTCATCGTCCACGACAAAGCCACGGGTCGCGTCGTGCTCCTTCAGCGCAGCCAGAACGCCAAGTTCGCCCAGGGCATGTGGGACCTTCCTGTCGGCAAGAGCGAACCTGGCGAACCCATCACCGAAACCGCCGTACGCGAGCTGTATGAAGAGACCGGTCTGACTGTGAAACCAGAGGCTCTGAAGGTGGCTCACGTCATTCACGGCGCCTGGGGCGTCGAAGCACCAGGCGGCTTCCTCACCGTCGTCTTCGCCGCCCACGAATGGACCGGCGAACCTGAAAACCGCGAACCGCGCAAACACACTCAGGTCCGCTGGGTCGAGACCGACTCCATCCCGGAGGAATTCGTAGACACCACCTCTAGCGCTCTTCGGCGATACCTTGCGGGCGGACCGCAGGTGTCCCTGGCCGGTTGGCAGTAA